Part of the Leptolyngbya sp. BL0902 genome, CAAAAGGCCAGGGTATAGGCCAGCAGCACCAGGTATTGCCCCACCGCATTGAACCGCGCCCACTGGGTTGCCGCCAGCACCGCCGAGGACAACACCACCAAAAAGACCCCCAACCCCAGCAGCCACACCACGCTCAGCTCACTCATCAAACGGTTGAGCCAAACCCCAGTAGGTGAAGGATCTCGCCCTCTGGATGGCGACCTAGCAGGCGGCTCCCTCGGCGGCATGGGGCGTCGAGGGCTCGGTGGCGCATTCCCAGAACGGGAGGGCGGCGGCGGTAGCGTCCGAAACAGGGCCTCTTCTGCCGCGTCCTCGGCCACCTCCGGCGGCAAAAAGTCTGCCACTCTGGGCGATGCAGGGGTGGCCGCTGTTGGGGTTTCGAGGGCGGCGCTTGCGGTTGGCGACACCGAGGCTTGGTCGAATATGGGCGGCAGGGCACAAGCGAGCTGGGCTTGGGCAAGGGCTAGCACCTGTGCCTCAGACAGCAGCCCCAGCCGCAGCCAAGCTTCCAGCCCCTCTAGCAGGCCCGATTGGTCGGGGTCTAAATCCAACTGGAGGCGAAGGGGCGGCACGGAGGGGTCAACCATGGCGGGGCTGCTGAGGTGGTCAAGGCTGCGGAAATGCCGAATGCAGAGGGTCGTGGGCAGGCGGAAGGCACCCTTAACATGAGGATGAAATTAGGGATCTACATTCGTCCTGGCGACAGTGTACTCGACCGGAACCCAGCCTAGCCTAGAAACCTCAACGCAACCCCTGCGGAGATTGTTGAGGCGAGAGACTGCCACGAATCCCACACGACGAGCCTTGCCGCCACCTCACACCGCTGACTCATCCTAGTTCTGCCTCCCTGGGGCTTAACCTGGGGCGATTGTCGAGACTCTGTCATGGGCAGGCCAACACGAGGACGGGGGTTCGGTATCCCCATCCCCCTAGGTTTCGGTCTTTGTGGAACAATTTTGGGTAATGCAAACCACGGCTATGCCGACCGTTCTGCGTCACTGTTGTGCGTAAAAGGGCTTGATCCGTTGAACCAGGAACGTTTGAGTGTAAGACGTTTAAACCTAACCCCGCTGATCCCAGGGCGATGGCAATCCCTCAAGCGCTGGCTGCTGGTGGGGTTGGCCAGCTTAATCACCCTGGTGGCCATACCCGCCGCCCCTGTTCAGGCCCAAAATGCCGCCACCGCTGCCATCGGCAACGAAAGTTTTGTGGCTGGGGCGGTGCGTCGGGTGGGGCCAGCGGTTGTCCGCATTGACACCGAAAAAACCATTACCCGCCAGTCCTCAGATCCCTTCATGGACGATCCATTCCTGCGCGATTTCTTCGGTGGGTTCCCTCGCCAGCCCCAGGAAGAACGCCTGCGGGGCCAGGGGTCGGGGTTTATTATTGACCGGACGGGCAACATTCTCACCAACGCCCATGTGGTCAACGGGGCCGACCGAGTGGTGGTCACGCTCAAAGATGGCCGCAGCTTTGAGGCCATTGTGGAAGGGGTAGATGAGGTCACGGATTTGGCCGTGGTCAAAATCGACGATACCGAAGGCGATCTGCTGCCCGTAGCAGCCCTAGGCGACTCTGACCAAGTGCAGGTGGGGGATTGGGCCATTGCCGTGGGCAACCCTCTAGGGCTCGACAACACCGTTACCCTCGGCATCATCAGCACCCTCAAGCGGTCGAGCAACTCCGTGGGCATTCCCGGCAAGCGCCTAGAGTTCATTCAAACCGATGCCGCTATCAACCCCGGTAATTCCGGCGGCCCCCTCGTCAACCAACAGGGTGAAGTCATCGGCATCAATACCGCTATCCGTGCCGATGCCATGGGCATTGGTTTTGCTATCCCTATCAACAAGGCGAAGGAGATTAAAGACCGCCTCGCCCGTGGGGAAGCGGTTGCCCATCCCTATATTGGTGTGCAAATTGCTAACCTCACGCCGGATATGGCCCAGCGTAACAATGCCGATATCAACTCTGGGATCTATCTACCCGAAGTTGACGGGGTGCTGGTGATTCGTGTCCTTGAAGGTACCCCCGCCGCCGAAGCTGGCCTGCGTCGAGGCGATGTCATCCTAGAGGTGGATGGCGACACCATTCGCAGCGCCGATGCCCTCCAATTGAAAGTGGAAAATACCTCCATCGGCGATACCCTCCAACTGAAAGTTCAGCGGGGCGAACGACCCCTCACCCTGACCGTTACCACGGCTGAATTACAAGAGGCCAATGACCCTCGCTAGTTCACCTCTGATCATAGGCTCCTAATTCTGGATGAACGGAGCCCCTCCTGTTAAATTGCTTTGTCCTAGGAGACCCTGAACCATGCAATCAATGGAAGATCCCGGCACCCGCAAAATTCTGTCCGCCGTCAGCCACGGCTCTATTTTCTTCAATGCCCTAATTCTCAGTGTGGGCGTCCCCATTGCGATTTTGCTGATCTCTAACGATTCCGTCATCAAAAACAACGCTAAGGAAGCGATCAACTTTCACATTAATATGTGGTTTTGGTGGACAGTGGCAGGTTTTCTCGCCTGGATTTTGATCGGTATTCCGCTGCTGATTATTTTGGCCGTTGTGAACTTTATCATGCCTATTTTGGCTATTTTTCATAGCCTTACCAACGCTAACTCTACCTTCCGTTATCCTTTGATTTTGCGGCTGCTTTAGGGCATTTTTGAATCAGCCGTTTTAGGGCAATGGTTTAGGCCACGGGGGCAATGGGGAACTACCGGAATAATAAGATGGTTGGCAGATCTAGGATAACCTAGGCCGCGTATGCAGCAGGCTGTGAATGATGGTGGCCAGTTGGTTGAGGCGCACGGGCTTGGCCAGGTAGGCATTGGCCCCGGCGGCGAGGCAGCGCTCCTCGTCATTGACCATGGTCAGGGCCGTAAGGGCAATGATGGGGATGTGTTCAAACTGGGGCAGGCGACGCAGGTGGCCGATGGCTGTGAGGCCGTCTACACGGGGCATTTGAATATCCATCAGGATCAGATCGGGTGGGTTAGCCTGGGCTTGGTCGATGGCTTGCTGGCCATCGTAGGCAAAGCGTAGGGCATAGCCCTTGGCCCGCAGGTAGCTGGCGATGGTGCTGATATTCGCTTCATTGTCCTCCGCCAAAAGGATGACTGGGGCAGAGCCAGGATCGGCGGCAGGGGCGCTGCTGTTGGGGCGGTCGGCTTCTGGCTCTGTCAAGTGGAGGTTGGATAGGCTAAAGGCGTCGCAGGGAAGATCGATACTGAAGCAACTGCCCACCCCTAATTCGCTGGTCAGGTTCACCTGGCCACCATGGAGTTCCACAATTTGTTTGACCAGGGTGAGCCCTAGGCCCGTCCCGGTGTATTGACGGTTGAGGGCGCTGTCAATCTGCACAAAGGGGCGAAACAGGCGCTGAATATTTTCTGGGGCAATGCCGATGCCAGTATCGGTGATGGCAAAGCGGAGAAAGGACGGAGAGTGGGCCGTTGCATCGCCGAAGGGTAGGGCAACCGAGGGCGATGGGGGACGGGGAGCATCAACCCCAGGATCAGCGGGGGGGAGGAGCGTCACCGTCAGGGAGATGCGGCCCTGGATGGGGGTAAATTTGACCGCATTGGTCAGCAGGTTAAGCAGGGCTTGGCGCACCCGCCGTTCATCCACCCACAGGTTGGGTAGCTGTGAGGGAATGTGCGCTTCCAGGTGAATTTGCTTCTTTAGCGCCTGCTGTTTGACAAAGGCCAGGGTGGAGGAGCACAACGGAGCCACCGGAACCGAGGCCAAATCTAGCTCAATCTGGCCAGATTCAATCTTAGCGACATCCAAAATGTCATTAATCAGCGAGAGCAGGTGGGACGCGCTCCGCTCTACAGTTTGTAGCGCCTTGATCTGCTCTGGGGTGATGGGGCCAAACACCTCCTCCTGCATCCCCTCGGTCATGCCCATGATGGCGTTGAGGGGAGTCCGCAGTTCGTGGCTCATGTTGGCCAAAAACTCGTCCTTGAGACGGGTGGCGCGGGCTAGTTCTTGGTTAGATTGGGCCAGTTCTTGGTTGGCCTGGGTCAGTTGGGCCTGGGTTTGCTGTCGCTCCGCCAGTTCTCGCTGGAGCTGATCGTAGAGGGTGGCCTGCTGGATGGCGATGGCCAACTGGGCGGACAACTGCTGACCCAGACCAATTTCGTCAGTATCCCAATGGCGGCTGTGGTGACACTGGTGAATGCAGAGCAGCCCCCACAGATCATCCCCGCAGATCAGCGGCAGCACCAGGTTAGCCCGCACCTGAAACTGAGACAACACCGATTGATGGCAGTCTTTCAGAACGGTGATGTCCTCCATGGCGCAGTATCGTCCTTGGATGTATTCCGGCGCGTGGTGCTCACCAAAGCAGTGGTCATGGACGGGAATAGCCAACACCGAGGGTAGCCCCGGCAAAACGGCCTCCGCCACAAAGGTTCCATCGTCGTAGCCGGATGCTGGGTCGAAGCGGAAAATGCCCACCCGGTCGGCCTGGAACACCTGACGAATTTCGCGACAGGCGGTGTCAAAAATTACCTGAAGATCCAGGGATTGGCGAATGTGTTGGGTAATTTCCCGCAACAGCGCCTCCTGTTGAATTTGTTGTTGAATGCGTCCTTCGGTCTGCTTTCGTTCTGTGATGTCTTGGATAACAGCGAGGACGTTCTTGCGGCCTTGGGCATCCACCAGCAGCGTGGTGGTAATGGTGACGATGCGATACAAGCCGTCCCGGTGGCGAATGTTCCACTCCTCAGCCACCGAGTTCTGGCCCTGGTGCATCGCGTCCATGCGTTCCATGGCTCGCTGCCGCGCTTCGGAGTCGGGATACAGGGTTTGGTACCAGCCAAGGTGGTTAATTTCGTCCTGGCTGTAGCCCGTAATCACCTCC contains:
- a CDS encoding HhoA/HhoB/HtrA family serine endopeptidase, with amino-acid sequence MSVRRLNLTPLIPGRWQSLKRWLLVGLASLITLVAIPAAPVQAQNAATAAIGNESFVAGAVRRVGPAVVRIDTEKTITRQSSDPFMDDPFLRDFFGGFPRQPQEERLRGQGSGFIIDRTGNILTNAHVVNGADRVVVTLKDGRSFEAIVEGVDEVTDLAVVKIDDTEGDLLPVAALGDSDQVQVGDWAIAVGNPLGLDNTVTLGIISTLKRSSNSVGIPGKRLEFIQTDAAINPGNSGGPLVNQQGEVIGINTAIRADAMGIGFAIPINKAKEIKDRLARGEAVAHPYIGVQIANLTPDMAQRNNADINSGIYLPEVDGVLVIRVLEGTPAAEAGLRRGDVILEVDGDTIRSADALQLKVENTSIGDTLQLKVQRGERPLTLTVTTAELQEANDPR
- a CDS encoding DUF4870 domain-containing protein, which codes for MQSMEDPGTRKILSAVSHGSIFFNALILSVGVPIAILLISNDSVIKNNAKEAINFHINMWFWWTVAGFLAWILIGIPLLIILAVVNFIMPILAIFHSLTNANSTFRYPLILRLL
- a CDS encoding PAS domain S-box protein, translating into MPIPPLVDGDSLAHLVNMVPGTLYILEQALRGTFQVPYISPQVQELYGLAAADLAQDGQRFFDTIHPADRADYRAALAASATHQQPFCQEYRIITPAGQEKWIRAHGQPELLPQGGMRWCGVMMEITERKQVDQNQQLANRRLREAQRIAQIGHWEMDLWTNTLHWSEEIFRIFEIDAEKFGASYEAFLQAIHPEDRAAVHAAYSRHLWDRKPYKVVHRLRLPDGRIKYVQEQCETLYNDDGNPYLSQGTVQDVTELKQVEMALAELNADLERRVAERTLALHQSELRYRQIIETASEGVWILDAEARHVLANPTLLALLGQTAEAIVGTSWLDYIEVTFHPQVEALIQRCAAGQAALDELPLRRRDGSTLWVLVSISPIVNDQGQYDGLLAMVTDITERRLVEEAIHQENTFRRLILDHLTEGICVCQACPGFPFVRFSVWNPQMEVITGYSQDEINHLGWYQTLYPDSEARQRAMERMDAMHQGQNSVAEEWNIRHRDGLYRIVTITTTLLVDAQGRKNVLAVIQDITERKQTEGRIQQQIQQEALLREITQHIRQSLDLQVIFDTACREIRQVFQADRVGIFRFDPASGYDDGTFVAEAVLPGLPSVLAIPVHDHCFGEHHAPEYIQGRYCAMEDITVLKDCHQSVLSQFQVRANLVLPLICGDDLWGLLCIHQCHHSRHWDTDEIGLGQQLSAQLAIAIQQATLYDQLQRELAERQQTQAQLTQANQELAQSNQELARATRLKDEFLANMSHELRTPLNAIMGMTEGMQEEVFGPITPEQIKALQTVERSASHLLSLINDILDVAKIESGQIELDLASVPVAPLCSSTLAFVKQQALKKQIHLEAHIPSQLPNLWVDERRVRQALLNLLTNAVKFTPIQGRISLTVTLLPPADPGVDAPRPPSPSVALPFGDATAHSPSFLRFAITDTGIGIAPENIQRLFRPFVQIDSALNRQYTGTGLGLTLVKQIVELHGGQVNLTSELGVGSCFSIDLPCDAFSLSNLHLTEPEADRPNSSAPAADPGSAPVILLAEDNEANISTIASYLRAKGYALRFAYDGQQAIDQAQANPPDLILMDIQMPRVDGLTAIGHLRRLPQFEHIPIIALTALTMVNDEERCLAAGANAYLAKPVRLNQLATIIHSLLHTRPRLS